A DNA window from Nodosilinea sp. FACHB-141 contains the following coding sequences:
- a CDS encoding sugar O-acetyltransferase, which produces MVNSEREKMLAHELYRGADPELVAMRRQTQEKLYRFNHARPAELEVRQEVVRSLFHTIGPNFEITPPFFCDYGDHIRAGKNLYLNTNCTILDCNWVTLGDDVMLAPNVQIYTAYHPVDPAVRLSGLEMAAPIMIGSNVWLGGGVIVCPGVTIGDNTTIGAGSVVTKSIPANVVAVGNPCRILRKV; this is translated from the coding sequence ATGGTGAACAGCGAGCGGGAGAAGATGCTGGCGCATGAGCTCTACCGAGGGGCAGACCCCGAGCTAGTCGCAATGCGGCGGCAGACTCAAGAAAAGCTGTATCGGTTTAACCATGCTCGGCCAGCAGAGCTTGAGGTGCGGCAGGAGGTGGTGCGATCGCTCTTTCACACCATTGGCCCCAACTTCGAGATTACTCCGCCCTTTTTCTGTGACTACGGTGACCACATTCGAGCCGGCAAAAACCTTTACCTCAACACCAACTGCACCATTCTTGACTGCAACTGGGTAACGCTGGGAGATGATGTAATGCTTGCGCCCAATGTGCAGATCTACACGGCCTACCATCCTGTTGACCCAGCGGTACGGCTGAGTGGGTTAGAGATGGCAGCTCCCATTATGATTGGCAGTAATGTATGGCTAGGTGGCGGTGTGATTGTTTGCCCAGGGGTGACGATTGGTGACAATACAACGATTGGTGCAGGCAGTGTAGTGACAAAATCTATTCCCGCAAATGTAGTTGCGGTAGGCAATCCTTGCCGAATTTTACGCAAAGTTTAG
- a CDS encoding EAL domain-containing protein, whose protein sequence is MGFSASKTCACQSIGRCQAGEAGRLFLWFPVPHTLAKVIPFLKQESLEFELMQERPGLTIACKSGQAQNVAQRLAQLVAPRELKETQVLFVRGAVQPQLQDFSDISSLQRFIKISQSDWLVDMLTSDRITSHFQPIVSIDDTAQIYGYESLLRGLDEQGNLVMPSSIFELATEAGLLPQLDRVARLSAINQASRHNLTGRIFINFSPTALYDPVSCLRSTVDAIDKAGIRHDQVVFEVVESDNPQDLDHLKTVLKYYRDAGFAVALDDLGSGYSGLNLLHQLRPDFVKLDMELIRNVHLDVYKASITEKLLEIAQNLNIKTVAEGIECIEELNWLQERGATFAQGYLIAKPAATPAKTTPRFNAKAVALTPAPSRPALQKVQHQTAPERIVAAVTQHIRQSLKLDEILQTTADEVRQLFEVDRVVIYRFEPDWSGLVAVESLAEGCPSILGFHVMDTCFKTTHAAYYQQGNTRAIEDIETAGLMSCHIELLQSLNIRANLIVPILQKERLWGLLIAHQCNETRQWQQSEVNLLYQLAGQAAIAIQQAELYHQLQTANQELHRLASVDGLTQLANRRCFDARLSAEWQRLAREQSSLSLILCDVDCFKLYNDTHGHLAGDDALRQVAKAIVQASRRPSDLAARYGGEEFAIILPNTTTEGAIAVVEAIQANLAALQLSPPQSQTSDLVTLSFGVATVVPQSQLSSATLIATADQGLYRAKAQGKNCVVQVSYGEIAASF, encoded by the coding sequence ATGGGATTTTCTGCCTCTAAGACTTGCGCTTGTCAGAGTATTGGTCGATGTCAGGCTGGAGAGGCAGGTCGACTTTTTCTGTGGTTTCCAGTTCCCCATACGTTAGCGAAAGTCATTCCTTTTCTAAAACAAGAATCGCTCGAATTTGAGCTAATGCAGGAGCGGCCGGGTTTGACCATAGCCTGCAAATCTGGCCAAGCCCAGAATGTTGCCCAAAGATTGGCTCAGCTAGTAGCACCGAGAGAACTAAAAGAAACCCAAGTTCTATTTGTTCGGGGTGCGGTGCAGCCCCAGCTGCAGGATTTTAGCGACATTTCCTCCCTACAGCGCTTTATCAAGATCAGTCAATCTGATTGGCTGGTGGATATGTTGACTAGCGATCGCATCACCAGCCATTTTCAACCAATTGTTTCCATTGACGACACGGCTCAAATCTATGGGTATGAATCCCTTCTGCGTGGGCTAGATGAGCAGGGTAATTTGGTTATGCCAAGTTCCATTTTTGAGCTAGCAACCGAAGCGGGTTTGTTGCCGCAGCTAGACCGGGTGGCTCGCCTTAGCGCCATTAATCAAGCAAGTCGGCACAACTTGACGGGACGTATTTTTATCAACTTTTCCCCCACAGCGCTGTATGATCCGGTGTCTTGCTTGCGGAGCACGGTGGACGCCATTGATAAAGCCGGTATTCGCCACGATCAGGTTGTGTTTGAAGTTGTTGAGTCAGACAATCCTCAAGATCTAGACCACCTTAAGACTGTACTGAAATATTACCGGGACGCTGGGTTTGCTGTTGCTCTAGACGATTTGGGATCCGGGTATTCCGGTCTGAACCTGCTGCATCAGCTGCGGCCAGATTTCGTCAAGCTCGATATGGAGCTAATTCGAAACGTTCACCTTGACGTTTACAAGGCTTCCATCACTGAAAAGCTTTTAGAAATTGCGCAAAATCTGAACATTAAAACCGTTGCCGAAGGCATCGAGTGCATTGAAGAGTTGAACTGGTTGCAGGAACGGGGTGCTACCTTCGCCCAGGGCTATTTGATTGCTAAACCCGCTGCTACACCGGCTAAAACGACGCCGCGCTTCAACGCAAAAGCGGTGGCGCTCACCCCAGCGCCTTCGCGGCCAGCGTTGCAAAAAGTACAGCACCAAACTGCACCTGAGCGCATTGTTGCAGCTGTAACTCAGCACATTCGGCAATCGCTGAAGTTAGATGAGATTCTCCAAACGACAGCGGATGAAGTTCGACAGCTGTTTGAGGTCGATCGAGTTGTAATCTATCGGTTTGAGCCTGACTGGAGCGGGTTAGTAGCGGTCGAATCTTTGGCAGAGGGGTGCCCATCCATCTTAGGTTTCCATGTCATGGATACCTGCTTTAAGACGACCCACGCGGCCTACTACCAGCAGGGCAACACCCGGGCGATCGAAGACATTGAAACAGCAGGGCTGATGTCGTGCCATATTGAACTGCTTCAAAGCCTGAATATTCGAGCGAATTTGATTGTGCCTATCCTGCAAAAAGAGCGGCTGTGGGGGCTTTTAATTGCCCACCAGTGCAACGAGACGCGCCAGTGGCAGCAGTCGGAGGTCAATTTACTTTATCAACTCGCTGGGCAAGCGGCGATCGCCATTCAGCAAGCGGAGCTATATCACCAGCTGCAAACCGCTAATCAAGAGCTTCATCGCTTGGCTTCGGTAGATGGGTTAACCCAGCTGGCCAACCGTCGCTGCTTCGACGCTCGGCTGAGTGCAGAATGGCAACGGCTGGCCCGAGAGCAGTCTTCCCTATCTTTAATTTTGTGTGATGTAGACTGCTTCAAACTCTACAACGACACCCATGGCCACCTAGCTGGAGACGATGCTCTGCGGCAGGTAGCCAAAGCCATTGTGCAGGCGTCTAGGCGTCCATCCGATTTGGCAGCCCGCTACGGTGGCGAAGAGTTTGCGATTATTCTGCCAAATACCACCACCGAGGGGGCGATCGCCGTGGTCGAAGCAATTCAGGCTAATTTGGCGGCTCTACAACTGTCCCCTCCTCAATCTCAGACCAGTGACCTGGTGACACTTAGCTTTGGCGTAGCAACTGTTGTGCCGCAGAGCCAGCTGTCGTCTGCAACGTTGATCGCTACCGCTGATCAAGGTCTTTACCGAGCAAAAGCCCAAGGGAAAAACTGTGTGGTGCAGGTGAGCTATGGAGAAATAGCGGCGTCATTCTAA